A section of the Primulina eburnea isolate SZY01 chromosome 1, ASM2296580v1, whole genome shotgun sequence genome encodes:
- the LOC140841963 gene encoding G-type lectin S-receptor-like serine/threonine-protein kinase At1g34300, whose protein sequence is MRSSIMSSQFYSFFLLFLSFFHFSSSQVPPKKISSFSVSDSPWLPTQNQILISPNSSFAAGFLPLPSSQNLYTFSVWFYNVSQDAVVWSANIFSPVSASGSLLISSSLELRLVNSSTDRGNSWPFRAVDRVNGSGLSLLSTGNLLYGDFQSFDFPSDTILPGQNINGTVLTSKNGKFMFDSRKLFLVSTNDTYWINLGNFSFQSLNEYGILTYGQNSIYYAMDFGVKMLRKLSLDDDGNLRLSSFDFGSRQWILGWQAVFQLCTVHGTCGENSICMYDASNLSTSCVCPPGFKKAAHDSCERKISIKETGRTKFLRLDFVNFTGGLNQSNIMTTNFSTCEASCLAIPNCLGFMFKYDGTNYCVLQLDKMIDGYWSPGTETSMFLRVDESETDVSNFTGMTDLMEVICPERISLPLPPTGSKTNTRNILIICTLFAAELISGVFFFWTFLQKYIKYRDMARTFGLEVMPSGGPKRFSYAELKDATNNFSTEIGKGGFGIVYMGKLSDGRVVAVKRLHNSTGGDAEFWAEVTIISRMHHLNLVRLWGFCAEKGTKILVYEHVPNGPLSDFLFQEVEVESSEMDQETIPIVGSKKKPILDWNIRYRIALGVARAIAYLHEECLEWVLHCDIKPENILLGDDFCPKVSDFGLAKLKQKEDMVSVSRLRGTRGYIAPEWTQPGPISSKADVYSFGLVLLEIVSGSRNFEQLDLKVESHQWFLPGWAFDKVFKEVNVDDLLDHRIKQSYDSRAHFDIVNRMVKTAIWCLQDRPDMRPSMGKVAKMLEGTIEITEPKKPVIFYI, encoded by the coding sequence ATGAGATCTTCAATCATGTCTTCCCAATTCTACTCCTTTTTTCTCCTCTTCCTTTCGTTTTTCCACTTCTCTTCTTCCCAAGTTCCGCCAAAAAAAATCTCATCGTTTTCTGTTTCTGACTCCCCATGGCTTCCAACCCAAAACCAAATCCTAATCTCCCCGAATTCCTCCTTCGCCGCTGGTTTTCTACCTCTCCCCAGCTCCCAAAACCTCTACACTTTCTCAGTATGGTTCTACAACGTCTCACAAGACGCCGTCGTTTGGTCGGCTAATATCTTTTCTCCTGTGTCCGCTTCAGGTTCTTTGCTCATCTCTTCCTCCCTTGAGCTGCGGCTGGTGAATTCGTCAACTGATAGGGGGAACTCCTGGCCCTTTCGGGCTGTGGACCGTGTAAATGGGAGTGGGCTTTCGTTGCTTTCTACCGGTAATCTTCTTTATGGtgattttcaaagttttgatttCCCTTCTGATACGATTCTTCCTGGACAAAACATTAACGGAACTGTTCTTACATCCAAAAATGGTAAGTTCATGTTTGATTCGAGGAAGCTCTTTTTGGTGAGTACTAATGATACTTACTGGATTAATCTTGgtaatttttcttttcaaagttTGAATGAGTATGGAATTTTGACATATGGTCAGAATTCTATTTATTATGCAATGGATTTTGGGGTGAAAATGTTAAGAAAATTGAGTCTTGATGATGATGGAAATCTTAGGCTCAGTAGTTTTGACTTCGGGTCAAGACAATGGATTTTAGGGTGGCAAGCTGTGTTTCAGTTGTGTACAGTTCATGGCACATGTGGTGAAAACTCTATATGTATGTATGATGCGTCAAATCTCTCAACTTCTTGTGTTTGCCCCCCTGGATTCAAGAAAGCAGCGCATGACTCGTGCGAACGAAAAATTTCTATCAAGGAAACTGGAAGGACCAAGTTTTTGAGATTGGATTTTGTAAATTTCACAGGAGGGTTGAATCAGAGTAACATCATGACCACAAATTTTTCGACATGTGAAGCCAGTTGTCTAGCTATTCCGAATTGTCTTGGATTCATGTTTAAGTATGATGGAACAAATTATTGTGTTTTACAACTAGATAAGATGATTGATGGATACTGGTCACCAGGGACGGAGACCTCCATGTTCTTGAGAGTCGACGAGTCTGAAACTGATGTATCTAACTTCACTGGCATGACCGATTTGATGGAGGTTATTTGTCCGGAGAGAATAAGCCTTCCTCTACCTCCGACTGGGTCCAAGACCAACACTAGgaatatattgattatatgcacTCTATTTGCAGCTGAGCTTATCAGTGGGGTGTTTTTCTTCTGGACATTTTTGCAAAAGTACATCAAGTATAGAGACATGGCTAGGACATTTGGCCTTGAAGTTATGCCTTCCGGTGGACCGAAGAGGTTTAGCTATGCTGAACTTAAAGATGCCACTAATAACTTTTCAACAGAGATTGGGAAAGGTGGCTTTGGTATCGTTTACATGGGAAAGTTAAGTGATGGTCGGGTCGTAGCTGTCAAGCGTTTGCATAATAGTACTGGTGGTGATGCCGAATTTTGGGCTGAGGTTACGATTATTTCTCGAATGCACCACCTTAACTTGGTTAGATTGTGGGGTTTTTGTGCCGAAAAGGGTACGAAAATATTGGTATACGAGCATGTGCCAAATGGGCCGTTGAGTGACTTCCTGTTCCAAGAGGTTGAGGTCGAATCTTCAGAGATGGATCAAGAAACAATTCCTATCGTTGGCTCAAAAAAGAAACCGATCCTTGATTGGAATATTCGGTACAGGATCGCTCTTGGGGTGGCTAGAGCCATAGCATACTTGCATGAAGAATGCTTAGAGTGGGTTCTACACTGTGATATCAAACCCGAGAACATACTCCTAGGGGATGATTTCTGCCCCAAGGTTTCGGATTTTGGGCTAGCCAAGTTGAAGCAGAAAGAGGACATGGTGAGTGTATCAAGACTGCGTGGAACCCGGGGGTACATAGCACCAGAATGGACACAGCCCGGACCAATTTCTTCAAAAGCAGATGTTTACAGCTTCGGATTAGTCCTCCTGGAAATAGTGAGTGGTTCAAGAAACTTCGAGCAACTTGATTTGAAGGTTGAGAGTCACCAATGGTTCTTGCCCGGATGGGCGTTTGACAAGGTTTTCAAGGAGGTGAACGTGGACGACCTTTTGGACCATCGGATCAAGCAGAGCTACGACTCTCGAGCTCATTTTGATATCGTCAATCGCATGGTGAAGACAGCGATTTGGTGCCTTCAGGACAGGCCTGATATGAGGCCATCGATGGGGAAGGTGGCCAAGATGCTCGAGGGGACTATCGAGATCACTGAACCAAAGAAGCCagtaatattttatatataa
- the LOC140841971 gene encoding glucan endo-1,3-beta-glucosidase 3-like isoform X1 — translation MCVVTLHSLCTKLGCWHAISFLNSTPLPLSFTLSKASFLAVFSLGVCERGPRFDLWSSRGRNTGKRFMGLLLLALLFLVSAAAADEAFIGVNIGTALTDMPNPTQVVALLKSQQIRHIRLYDADRAMLLALANTGIQVTISVPNDELLGIGQSNASAANWVSRNVLAHVPATNITGIAVGSEVLSTLSNAAPILVSAMKFIYSALVASNLDSQIKVSTPHSSSIILDSFPPSQAFFNRSWDPVMVPLLKFLQSTGSYLMLNVYPYYDYMQSNGVIPLDYALFRPLSPTKEAVDPNTLLHYTNVFDAIVDAAYFAMSYQNFTNIPIVVTETGWPSKGDSSEPDATLENANTYNSNLIRHVLNTSGTPKHPGIAVSSFIYELYNEDDRAGPISEKNWGLFNGNGVPVYILHLTGSGTVLANDTTNQTYCVAKKGADPKMIQAALDWACGPGKVDCSILLQGKPCYEPDTVVAHASYAFNAYYHGMAMTDGTCNFNGVAIISTTDPSHGSCIYPGSGGRNGTLVNGTTLASASNSTVSGCRSQHFHQENIYIHVTIVAFVIWCAVYL, via the exons ATGTGTGTAGTTACACTTCACTCACTCTGTACCAAGCTTGGGTGTTGGCATGCGATTTCCTTCCTCAACAGCACGCCACTCCCCCTTTCTTTTACTTTGTCTAAAGCTAGTTTCTTGGCGGTGTTCTCCTTGGGGGTTTGCGAAAGAGGTCCAAGATTCGATCTTTGGAGTTCAAGAGGAAGAAATACAGGGAAACGGTTCATGGGTTTATTGCTTCTTGCTCTTCTCTTTCTGGTTTCTGCTGCTGCCGCCGATGAAG CTTTCATTGGTGTGAATATTGGCACAGCACTCACTGACATGCCAAATCCAACTCAAGTTGTGGCCCTTTTGAAGTCTCAGCAAATCCGCCACATCAGGCTTTATGATGCTGACCGAGCCATGCTACTAGCACTTGCTAACACTGGAATTCAGGTCACCATATCAGTGCCAAATGACGAGCTTTTAGGCATTGGGCAATCTAACGCCAGTGCAGCAAATTGGGTTTCTCGCAATGTTCTTGCACATGTACCTGCTACCAATATCACGGGAATAGCTGTTGGATCTGAAGTCCTTTCCACTCTATCAAATGCAGCTCCAATCCTAGTCTCTGCCATGAAATTTATTTACTCTGCACTTGTAGCCTCGAATCTTGATTCCCAAATCAAAGTTTCTACTCCACATTCTTCTTCTATAATCCTCGACTCATTTCCACCCTCCCAAGCTTTCTTTAACCGTAGCTGGGACCCTGTCATGGTCCCATTACTGAAGTTTCTACAGTCCACGGGATCGTATCTTATGCTTAATGTTTATCCATATTATGATTACATGCAATCCAATGGTGTGATTCCATTGGATTATGCTTTGTTTCGTCCACTTTCTCCTACCAAGGAAGCTGTAGATCCCAACACACTTTTACATTACACCAATGTCTTTGATGCAATTGTAGATGCAGCATATTTTGCAATGTCTTATCAGAACTTTACGAACATCCCCATTGTAGTGACTGAAACAGGTTGGCCTTCCAAAGGCGACTCTTCCGAGCCAGACGCCACTCTCGAAAATGCCAACACTTACAACAGTAACCTCATCAGACATGTTCTTAACACATCAGGTACCCCAAAGCATCCTGGGATTGCAGTTAGCTCGTTCATTTATGAACTTTACAACGAAGATGATCGAGCAGGGCCAATTTCAGAGAAAAACTGGGGGCTCTTCAATGGAAATGGGGTTCCTGTTTATATTCTCCACTTGACTGGTTCCGGAACAGTTTTGGCAAACGATACTACAAATCAGACATATTGTGTTGCAAAGAAAGGTGCTGATCCGAAGATGATACAGGCAGCATTAGATTGGGCTTGTGGTCCTGGAAAAGTTGATTGCTCTATTCTTTTGCAAGGGAAACCGTGCTATGAACCAGATACAGTTGTGGCGCATGCATCATATGCTTTCAATGCGTATTATCACGGAATGGCTATGACTGATGGAACATGTAACTTCAATGGAGTAGCCATAATCTCTACCACTGATCCAA GTCATGGCTCTTGCATTTATCCGGGAAG TGGCGGAAGAAATGGAACCTTGGTAAATGGCACAACTCTTGCTTCTGCATCCAATTCCACGGTATCTGGCTGCCGTTCACAACATTTCcatcaagaaaatatttatattcatgttacaaTTGTTGCTTTTGTAATCTGGTGTGCCGTATATTTATAG
- the LOC140841971 gene encoding glucan endo-1,3-beta-glucosidase 3-like isoform X2, which produces MCVVTLHSLCTKLGCWHAISFLNSTPLPLSFTLSKASFLAVFSLGVCERGPRFDLWSSRGRNTGKRFMGLLLLALLFLVSAAAADEAFIGVNIGTALTDMPNPTQVVALLKSQQIRHIRLYDADRAMLLALANTGIQVTISVPNDELLGIGQSNASAANWVSRNVLAHVPATNITGIAVGSEVLSTLSNAAPILVSAMKFIYSALVASNLDSQIKVSTPHSSSIILDSFPPSQAFFNRSWDPVMVPLLKFLQSTGSYLMLNVYPYYDYMQSNGVIPLDYALFRPLSPTKEAVDPNTLLHYTNVFDAIVDAAYFAMSYQNFTNIPIVVTETGWPSKGDSSEPDATLENANTYNSNLIRHVLNTSGTPKHPGIAVSSFIYELYNEDDRAGPISEKNWGLFNGNGVPVYILHLTGSGTVLANDTTNQTYCVAKKGADPKMIQAALDWACGPGKVDCSILLQGKPCYEPDTVVAHASYAFNAYYHGMAMTDGTCNFNGVAIISTTDPMAEEMEPW; this is translated from the exons ATGTGTGTAGTTACACTTCACTCACTCTGTACCAAGCTTGGGTGTTGGCATGCGATTTCCTTCCTCAACAGCACGCCACTCCCCCTTTCTTTTACTTTGTCTAAAGCTAGTTTCTTGGCGGTGTTCTCCTTGGGGGTTTGCGAAAGAGGTCCAAGATTCGATCTTTGGAGTTCAAGAGGAAGAAATACAGGGAAACGGTTCATGGGTTTATTGCTTCTTGCTCTTCTCTTTCTGGTTTCTGCTGCTGCCGCCGATGAAG CTTTCATTGGTGTGAATATTGGCACAGCACTCACTGACATGCCAAATCCAACTCAAGTTGTGGCCCTTTTGAAGTCTCAGCAAATCCGCCACATCAGGCTTTATGATGCTGACCGAGCCATGCTACTAGCACTTGCTAACACTGGAATTCAGGTCACCATATCAGTGCCAAATGACGAGCTTTTAGGCATTGGGCAATCTAACGCCAGTGCAGCAAATTGGGTTTCTCGCAATGTTCTTGCACATGTACCTGCTACCAATATCACGGGAATAGCTGTTGGATCTGAAGTCCTTTCCACTCTATCAAATGCAGCTCCAATCCTAGTCTCTGCCATGAAATTTATTTACTCTGCACTTGTAGCCTCGAATCTTGATTCCCAAATCAAAGTTTCTACTCCACATTCTTCTTCTATAATCCTCGACTCATTTCCACCCTCCCAAGCTTTCTTTAACCGTAGCTGGGACCCTGTCATGGTCCCATTACTGAAGTTTCTACAGTCCACGGGATCGTATCTTATGCTTAATGTTTATCCATATTATGATTACATGCAATCCAATGGTGTGATTCCATTGGATTATGCTTTGTTTCGTCCACTTTCTCCTACCAAGGAAGCTGTAGATCCCAACACACTTTTACATTACACCAATGTCTTTGATGCAATTGTAGATGCAGCATATTTTGCAATGTCTTATCAGAACTTTACGAACATCCCCATTGTAGTGACTGAAACAGGTTGGCCTTCCAAAGGCGACTCTTCCGAGCCAGACGCCACTCTCGAAAATGCCAACACTTACAACAGTAACCTCATCAGACATGTTCTTAACACATCAGGTACCCCAAAGCATCCTGGGATTGCAGTTAGCTCGTTCATTTATGAACTTTACAACGAAGATGATCGAGCAGGGCCAATTTCAGAGAAAAACTGGGGGCTCTTCAATGGAAATGGGGTTCCTGTTTATATTCTCCACTTGACTGGTTCCGGAACAGTTTTGGCAAACGATACTACAAATCAGACATATTGTGTTGCAAAGAAAGGTGCTGATCCGAAGATGATACAGGCAGCATTAGATTGGGCTTGTGGTCCTGGAAAAGTTGATTGCTCTATTCTTTTGCAAGGGAAACCGTGCTATGAACCAGATACAGTTGTGGCGCATGCATCATATGCTTTCAATGCGTATTATCACGGAATGGCTATGACTGATGGAACATGTAACTTCAATGGAGTAGCCATAATCTCTACCACTGATCCAA TGGCGGAAGAAATGGAACCTTGGTAA
- the LOC140841996 gene encoding plant UBX domain-containing protein 2: MDDVKDKMKGLMKKVKNPFSSSNSGKFEGQGRVLGSSSSPDQSVSSSFFNSNALPQKTNNISEPLSRKVSNSSEQKLENKKPEILANKNGNEKDGDAFDPFNSLITSGKRNPHGYSLKVFECPVCSKVYSSEQDVSAHVESCLSSADLSNENGGEELVGSETRLQDCVSAYVSGKPKDSSIEVVMRLFKNVVADPENAKFRKIRLGNPKIKEAIGDVPGGIELLECIGFELKEEGAEMWLTMEVPSEDQLGLVKKAISLLDPKKDEELPSTAPAKIDEDLQPQKVKVDRQVRVFFSVPESVAAKIELPDSFYNLSALELKREAEMRKKKLEDSKLLIPKSYREKQAKSTKKRYKRTVIRVQFPDGVVLQAIFSPSELTGALYEFVSSALKEPSLEFELLHPVLVKRRVIPHFLATGEKAVTLEDEDLVPAALVKFRPIETDTIVFTGLCDELLEQIEPLVPDSAVLPL, translated from the exons ATGGATGATGTGAAAGACAAGATGAAGGGCTTGATGAAGAAAGTAAAAAATCCCTTTTCGTCTTCAAATTCTGGTAAATTCGAAGGCCAAGGTAGAGTTTTGGGCTCTTCCTCAAGTCCCGATCAATCTGTATCATCATCTTTTTTTAATTCCAACGCTTTACCTCAAAAGACGAATAATATTTCTGAACCTTTATCTCGGAAGGTAAGCAATAGTTCTGAGCAGAAACTAGAGAATAAGAAGCCTGAAATATTGGCGAACAAGAATGGAAACGAGAAGGATGGTGATGCGTTTGATCCATTTAATTCATTGATCACTTCTGGGAAAAGGAATCCGCACGGGTATTCTTTGAAAGTGTTTGAATGTCCTGTTTGTAGTAAAGTGTATAGCTCAGAACAGGATGTTTCTGCTCatgttgaatcttgtttgagcAGTGCAGATTTGAGTAATGAAAATGGTGGCGAAGAATTGGTGGGCAGTGAAACCCGGTTGCAGGATTGTGTGAGTGCATATGTATCTGGGAAGCCGAAGGATAGTTCGATAGAGGTGGTGATGAGACTTTTCAAGAATGTGGTGGCAGATCCGGAAAATGCAAAGTTTAGGAAGATAAGATTGGGGAATCCTAAGATAAAGGAGGCAATAGGGGATGTTCCGGGAGGGATTGAATTGTTGGAATGCATTGGGTTTGAGTTGAAAGAAGAAGGTGCGGAGATGTGGCTTACGATGGAAGTTCCTTCCGAGGATCAGCTTGGTTTAGTCAAGAAAGCTATATCTTTGCTGgatccaaagaaggatgaaGAGTTACCATCCACTGCTCCTGCTAAGATCGACGAAGACCTTCAGCCACAGAAAGTCAAGGTCGATAGACAG GTTCGAGTGTTCTTTTCTGTCCCTGAGAGTGTAGCCGCAAAAATTGAGCTCCCTGATTCATTTTACAACCTTTCGGCTTTGGAATTGAAAAGGGAAGCAGAGATGCGAAAAAAGAAATTGGAAGATTCAAAGCTTTTGATCCCTAAATCATACAGGGAAAAGCAGGCAAAATCCACCAAAAAAAGGTACAAGAGAACTGTCATTAGAGTACAATTTCCTGATGGAGTTGTACTTCAAGCTATTTTTTCTCCATCGGAACTTACTGGCGCTCTGTATGAG TTTGTGAGCTCTGCGTTGAAAGAACCAAGCTTAGAATTCGAGCTGCTACACCCAGTTTTGGTAAAACGTCGGGTAATCCCGCATTTTTTGGCGACAGGAGAGAAAGCGGTGACACTTGAAGATGAAGATTTGGTTCCTGCAGCCCTTGTCAAGTTCAGACCCATCGAAACAGACACCATCGTTTTCACAGGTCTCTGCGATGAACTCCTCGAACAAATCGAGCCCCTTGTGCCTGATTCCGCCGTCCTCCCATTGtaa
- the LOC140809634 gene encoding MLP-like protein 28, which yields MGIIGKLSAQIQIKSGGDVFHQLYKHKPHEVSKICSNLVQGCDLHQGSWGEIGAVICWNYMIDGEQRVAKEIIEAIDEEKRSITFKVIEGDLMEFYKSFKVILHVETSGNTDLVTWTLEYEKMNEDIEEPFPSLQLLVNTVKDIDSYHYSYIVRQLEMGLTGKLSAQIEYKSGGDVFHEVFRYMPHEISNMSPEIIQGCGLHQGELGTAGSVLLWNYTHDGKKKVAKEIVDSIDEEKRSVRFKMIEGDLLELYKTFYATFHVETHGDIDLVTWTLEYEKLKEDVEDPLTLLGLCIKLTGDIESHHLKP from the exons atgggTATTATTGGAAAATTGAGTGCTCAAATCCAGATCAAGTCTGGTGGAGATGTGTTTCATCAACTCTATAAACACAAACCACACGAAGTATCAAAAATATGTTCTAATTTAGTCCAGGGCTGCGACTTGCATCAAGGAAGTTGGGGTGAGATTGGCGCTGTCATCTGCTGGAATTACATGATTG atgggGAGCAAAGAGTGGCCAAGGAGATAATAGAAGCCATCGATGAAGAGAAGAGATCGATCACATTTAAAGTGATCGAAGGCGATCTGATGGAGTTTTACAAAAGCTTTAAAGTCATACTCCATGTGGAAACAAGTGGAAATACCGATTTAGTTACATGGACCTTAGAGTATGAGAAGATGAATGAAGATATTGAAGAACCATTTCCTTCACTCCAACTGTTGGTTAACACAGTGAAAGACATCGACAGCTACCATTACAGT tatatagtgaGGCAGCTGGAGATGGGTCTTACTGGGAAATTGAGTGCCCAAATAGAGTACAAGTCTGGAGGAGATGTGTTTCATGAGGTGTTCAGATATATGCCGCATGAGATATCCAACATGAGCCCTGAAATCATTCAAGGCTGTGGTTTGCATCAAGGAGAGTTGGGAACTGCAGGTTCAGTTCTCCTTTGGAACTACACTCACG ATGGAAAGAAGAAAGTGGCGAAGGAGATAGTGGACTCCATCGATGAAGAAAAGAGATCAGTCAGATTTAAAATGATCGAAGGTGATCTGCTGGAATTGTACAAGACATTTTATGCAACATTTCACGTGGAAACTCATGGAGATATCGATTTGGTGACATGGACTTTGGAGTACGAGAAACTCAAAGAAGATGTCGAAGATCCACTCACACTCTTGGGACTTTGCATCAAACTCACAGGAGATATCGAGAGCCACCATCTCAAGccatga